The window TGCGCGAGCAGGTCGAGCAGACCCGGACCGAACTCGGGCAGACCGTCGAAGCGCTCGCTGCCAAGGCCGACGTCAAGGCGCGCACGCAGGAGAAAGCCGCCGAGGTCAAGGAACAGGTCGCCACGAAGGCAGGCGAGTTGAAGGTGCAGGCCGCACTCAAGGCCGGTGAACTGAAGGCCAAGGCTGCCGACTTGGCGCAGCAGGCGCAGGACAGTCTGCCCGACCCGGTGAAGGACAAGGCCTCCCGCGCGGCGGAGCAGGCCCGGACGAAGGCGGCCCGGGCCGGTCAGCTGTGGGAGGAGAAGGCACCCGAACCGGTACGGCAGAAGACGGCCCGGGGCGCACGCGCGGCGCGGGACAACCGCAACGTGCTGCTCGCGGCCGCCGGCGTGGCCGCCGTGGTGTGGCTGGCCTGCCGCCGGAAGGGATGAGCCGGCCGCGGGCGACCCGTCTCGCCCGCGGCCCGGTCGGCCGGCCCCGGCGTTCCCCGCCATGGCCGGCGCGCACAGGAATGGAGGAGGGCCGGCAGGGATACCCGCATCTGACGGGTACGGACACCCGGCCCTCCCACCTGGCCGGTACGGATCCCGGCCCTCGTGTCCTGCCGGTACCGACACCCGGCCCTGCCCCTGCGATCAGCACCCGACGAAAGACGCCCACCTCATGTCCGATCAGCAAGCCTCCACCGCTCTGATGGCCGCAGCGGTCGTCGCCGTCGTCCTGGTCGCCCGCGCCGCGGCCCTCCACCAGGGCGGCCTGAGCCCCACCGCCCGCGCCGTCCGGCGGCTGCGCCGCCGCCTCACCTCCGGCACGGTGCACGGCGCGCCGTCCGCGGCCGGAGTCCCGGACGACGCCTTCTCCCCGGTGCTGGAGGCGGAACAGCACGTGTACGGCTACTGGCAGCAGGTCCGGACGCGTCCGGAGCCGCCCGAGTGACACCGACGGCCCGGGGAACCCGTGCGGCCATGGCTGTCGACCACACCCGAGCACCCGTTCTCGAAGCGCTCGTCGAGTACGGTCGCACTCGGCAGACGTCGTTCAGCCCACCCGGACACAAACAGGCACGCGGCGCCGATCCCTCCTGCGGGAGATCCTCGGTGACGGCGTCTTCCTCGGCGACGTCCTGGCCTCGGGCGGTCCGGACGACCGGCTCACCCGTGGACGGGTGCTGGAACGGGCCGAGAAGCTGCTGGCGGATGCCGTCCACGCCGAGCGTTCTTCGGGCCGGCGGAGCACGTGCCGACGGCCGCGGCCGCGGGGCGCGTGGCAGCGGAGATGATCACGCCCTACCCCCCCGGGGATTCCCGCCGTACTGCCCGGTGAACGCCTCACGGAACCGGTGCTGTGCTGTCCGTCCACCGGGCGGCAGGCGGGCATGAACCTGCCCGACGCCGGTTCCCCGGACCTCGAGACGATCAGGGTGGCCGCACCGGCGGCCGACTGACACGGTCGGACGAGTCCGCGGGCGCCGCGGAGCGGGGAGGCGGCC of the Streptomyces sp. 1222.5 genome contains:
- a CDS encoding DUF3618 domain-containing protein codes for the protein MTQPPHDEPSASSPEELREQVEQTRTELGQTVEALAAKADVKARTQEKAAEVKEQVATKAGELKVQAALKAGELKAKAADLAQQAQDSLPDPVKDKASRAAEQARTKAARAGQLWEEKAPEPVRQKTARGARAARDNRNVLLAAAGVAAVVWLACRRKG